From the Oleiphilus messinensis genome, one window contains:
- a CDS encoding FKBP-type peptidyl-prolyl cis-trans isomerase gives MNTENTTPEAITKNVVAMFHYTLHNEAGDEVENSRAGDPIAYLHGYGNVIPGLEKAMEGKAPGESFEVTVAPEESYGVRQENNSQRVPIKHLMEWQESKGKLKIRPGMVVAVNTEQGVRQVTVVKVGKFNVDVDTNHPLAGKTLTFKVDVVELRAASDSEISHGHAHGPGGHHHD, from the coding sequence ATGAACACTGAAAATACAACACCTGAAGCCATTACCAAGAATGTTGTGGCAATGTTCCACTACACATTGCATAACGAGGCCGGAGACGAAGTCGAGAACTCTCGAGCGGGAGATCCCATCGCCTACCTGCATGGTTACGGAAATGTGATTCCAGGTCTGGAAAAGGCAATGGAAGGCAAGGCTCCGGGCGAGTCGTTCGAGGTGACGGTCGCACCGGAAGAGAGTTACGGGGTTCGCCAGGAAAATAACAGCCAGCGAGTGCCAATCAAACATTTGATGGAGTGGCAGGAAAGTAAAGGCAAGTTGAAAATTCGGCCCGGTATGGTTGTTGCCGTCAATACCGAACAAGGGGTTCGTCAGGTTACCGTGGTTAAAGTGGGTAAATTTAATGTGGATGTAGACACCAATCATCCTCTGGCCGGAAAAACATTAACATTCAAAGTGGATGTTGTTGAGTTGCGTGCAGCCAGTGACTCGGAAATTTCCCATGGCCACGCCCACGGACCCGGTGGACATCACCACGATTGA
- a CDS encoding lysophospholipid acyltransferase family protein, translated as MILMLRIPLVIGYFLIVAFAGLLLCLLRPFNPDNNYLCARIFSWGGIRLLGLKLRIQGQEHLGKEPCIYVANHQDNLDLFVFGSMLPPRTVTIGKKSLKFIPFFGQLYWLAGNVLIDRGNGQQARKAMQMATQTLTRDNTSVWIFPEGTRNKGNNILPFKKGAFITAIESGMPIVPVCSNSYKKTINLNKFHSGDVTIKILPKIETRGLKPEDIDKLMQTCWDEMSSTITTLDHPQSRTIDMSATMRTAHSSERGFRRTHVKNG; from the coding sequence ATGATTCTGATGTTACGTATTCCATTGGTAATCGGCTATTTTTTGATCGTTGCGTTCGCGGGCTTGCTGCTCTGTCTGTTACGACCTTTCAATCCGGATAATAATTATCTTTGTGCCCGTATCTTTTCATGGGGTGGTATTCGTTTACTCGGCCTCAAACTCAGGATTCAGGGTCAGGAGCATCTCGGCAAAGAACCTTGCATCTATGTTGCCAATCATCAAGACAATCTTGATCTGTTCGTATTTGGCAGTATGCTACCCCCGCGTACGGTGACCATCGGTAAAAAAAGTTTGAAATTTATACCGTTTTTCGGCCAATTATACTGGTTGGCGGGGAATGTACTCATTGATCGCGGCAACGGGCAACAAGCCCGCAAAGCAATGCAGATGGCCACACAGACACTAACCCGCGATAACACCTCGGTATGGATCTTCCCCGAAGGCACTCGCAACAAGGGTAACAATATCCTGCCATTCAAAAAGGGCGCATTCATCACTGCAATCGAGTCCGGTATGCCCATCGTTCCGGTCTGCTCTAACAGCTACAAGAAAACAATCAACTTGAATAAATTTCATAGTGGTGACGTTACCATCAAAATTCTGCCGAAGATTGAGACCCGTGGTTTAAAGCCAGAGGATATCGATAAGTTGATGCAAACTTGCTGGGATGAAATGTCCAGCACTATCACAACACTTGATCATCCTCAATCCCGAACCATCGATATGTCGGCAACAATGCGTACTGCCCACTCAAGTGAGCGAGGGTTTAGAAGGACTCACGTTAAAAACGGTTAA
- a CDS encoding methyl-accepting chemotaxis protein, which yields MHFFRKLSIRQKILLIPLFGTLGFLSYFIVSISYINSTVTLLDNARNVEFPLLMMARNNLAKLEKIKDTLSTAVSASEPEMLETAKQLAEDVRVNFTQAKQVSEDSKDAIMTLASAFDNYYSLAFTLSKEMIDGTADFSTVGQRSTTMSSSLSALETQLKDFDKERLAIFTNAFDNANHAANDITSIGMTLGSVMIFILFAVSLPISSTIKKNLQGVIDTLKNIAQDNGDLTIRLKSNAQDEVGDLVHWFNSFVDKLQSIVKEIVQTAGPLANASQSVNSLSQDLQSAMSAQSQNTQQAKLSVDEMSLSVKNIAENASDAADAARQANQEAEKGHGIVNDTVTGIQGLAQQIQSAATEVSQLEKDVMRVNVVLEVIKGIAEQTNLLALNAAIEAARAGEQGRGFAVVADEVRGLASRTQESTEEINSMLQQLQNAAKASVLAMESSTEQVNHSVTLAGTAGASLQAISATVNTIDSMNDQIAAATEEQQTISALMVQHVEETQQQTEQAGHYSQDLLTLSNELNGMAMSLSTVAQKFKV from the coding sequence ATGCACTTTTTTCGAAAGCTGTCTATCCGACAGAAAATCCTGCTGATACCTTTATTTGGTACACTCGGGTTCCTATCCTACTTTATTGTCAGTATCAGTTATATCAACAGCACGGTCACATTACTGGACAATGCCCGTAACGTTGAGTTTCCACTGTTAATGATGGCGCGAAATAACCTCGCCAAGCTGGAGAAAATCAAAGACACCCTCAGTACCGCGGTGTCAGCCAGTGAGCCGGAAATGCTGGAAACCGCGAAACAGCTGGCAGAAGATGTTCGGGTTAACTTTACCCAGGCCAAGCAGGTTTCCGAAGACAGCAAAGACGCCATCATGACGCTCGCTTCAGCCTTTGATAACTATTATTCCCTCGCATTTACCCTCTCCAAGGAGATGATTGACGGAACGGCTGATTTCTCCACGGTTGGCCAACGCAGTACAACCATGTCCAGCTCTCTCAGCGCACTTGAAACCCAGTTGAAGGATTTCGACAAAGAACGACTCGCGATATTTACCAACGCGTTCGATAATGCCAATCACGCCGCAAATGACATCACCTCGATCGGCATGACGCTTGGATCGGTTATGATTTTCATTCTTTTTGCGGTATCCCTTCCCATAAGCTCAACGATTAAAAAGAATTTGCAAGGGGTCATCGACACCTTGAAAAATATTGCTCAGGACAATGGTGATCTAACCATCAGACTTAAGAGCAATGCTCAGGATGAAGTTGGAGACCTGGTACATTGGTTCAATAGCTTCGTCGATAAACTTCAATCCATCGTCAAAGAGATTGTACAAACCGCCGGTCCCTTGGCAAATGCCTCCCAATCCGTGAATTCACTGAGCCAGGACCTTCAGTCCGCCATGTCGGCCCAAAGTCAAAACACCCAACAGGCCAAGCTGTCCGTAGATGAAATGAGTCTGAGTGTAAAAAATATAGCGGAAAACGCCTCTGATGCAGCAGATGCAGCGCGTCAGGCAAACCAGGAAGCCGAGAAAGGACACGGCATCGTTAATGATACGGTGACCGGAATTCAAGGCCTGGCACAACAAATCCAGTCTGCTGCCACCGAAGTTTCGCAATTGGAAAAGGATGTGATGCGAGTCAATGTGGTACTGGAAGTCATAAAAGGCATTGCAGAACAGACCAATCTACTCGCCTTGAATGCGGCAATTGAAGCGGCTCGTGCCGGAGAACAAGGCCGGGGATTCGCGGTCGTCGCCGATGAGGTCAGAGGATTGGCTTCTCGCACGCAGGAATCAACGGAGGAAATCAACTCCATGTTACAGCAACTCCAGAATGCCGCAAAAGCATCCGTTCTTGCGATGGAGTCCAGTACTGAGCAAGTGAACCATTCCGTTACTCTGGCAGGTACAGCAGGAGCCAGCCTGCAAGCCATCAGTGCAACGGTGAATACCATTGATTCAATGAACGACCAGATTGCCGCTGCCACAGAGGAGCAACAAACCATTTCCGCGTTAATGGTGCAACATGTTGAAGAAACCCAACAACAAACAGAACAGGCCGGACACTACTCCCAGGATCTACTCACATTGAGCAATGAGCTCAATGGCATGGCCATGAGTCTCAGTACGGTCGCACAAAAATTCAAAGTTTAA
- a CDS encoding lytic murein transglycosylase: MLTFTRNIRLRVYSVALSSLVLSPLNLYASENPPEFDQCLVNLKQKAITAGVNTETIDKSFQNIAYSEKVIELDRKQPEFTSSFSRYLNLRVNDRRVKTGREMLAQHRPLLQEVTRKTGVPAQYIVAFWGLETNYGGYLGNMSTLDSLATLACDRRRSAFFTGEFIAALRLIEKGDASAESMRGSWAGAVGNFQFMPSNYLTHAHDHDGDGKRDLWNSLEDAAMSAGLFLKSMGWETGTRWGREVKLPAGFDYAAAGLDQPRELETWRKMGLRTADGNLLPKAQLKASLLVPAGHKGPKFLVYSNFRVIMGWNRSEYYAISVGHLADRINGAGTLRTPPPQDIEKYPLNAIRYLQEALNEKGFNTGKPDGIMGPSTRKAIRAYQARHNMIADGYPDKSLLQALGISLTN, encoded by the coding sequence ATGCTCACTTTCACCCGGAATATACGGCTCCGAGTTTACTCGGTCGCCCTGTCCAGCCTTGTGCTGAGTCCACTCAACCTGTACGCCTCAGAGAATCCGCCAGAGTTTGATCAATGTCTTGTCAACTTGAAGCAGAAGGCGATCACCGCAGGCGTCAACACTGAAACCATAGATAAATCATTCCAGAATATTGCTTACAGCGAAAAAGTCATTGAACTGGATCGCAAGCAACCGGAATTCACCAGTAGTTTCAGTCGCTATTTGAATCTGAGGGTGAATGACCGGCGCGTTAAAACCGGCCGTGAAATGTTGGCCCAACACAGACCTCTATTGCAGGAAGTTACCCGGAAAACCGGCGTGCCTGCTCAGTACATCGTGGCATTTTGGGGGCTGGAGACGAACTATGGCGGGTATCTCGGTAATATGTCGACTCTCGATTCCCTGGCTACCTTGGCCTGTGATCGTCGACGAAGTGCGTTTTTTACCGGCGAATTTATTGCTGCACTTCGCTTGATCGAAAAAGGGGATGCCAGTGCCGAGTCAATGCGGGGATCATGGGCCGGAGCCGTGGGTAATTTTCAATTCATGCCCTCGAACTACTTAACCCACGCCCACGATCACGATGGCGACGGCAAACGAGACTTGTGGAACAGTCTGGAAGATGCCGCAATGTCCGCAGGCTTGTTTCTGAAAAGTATGGGCTGGGAAACCGGTACACGCTGGGGACGAGAGGTAAAATTACCGGCCGGTTTTGACTATGCCGCTGCCGGTCTGGACCAGCCCCGAGAACTTGAAACGTGGCGAAAAATGGGGCTGCGCACAGCAGATGGCAACCTACTGCCGAAGGCACAATTAAAAGCTTCGTTACTGGTACCTGCCGGACACAAAGGCCCGAAATTTCTGGTCTATAGCAACTTTCGTGTGATTATGGGCTGGAACAGATCGGAATATTATGCGATATCAGTAGGCCACCTGGCAGACCGCATTAATGGTGCAGGGACACTGCGCACGCCACCACCTCAGGATATCGAGAAGTACCCATTAAATGCGATCCGCTATTTGCAGGAGGCTTTAAATGAAAAAGGCTTTAATACCGGTAAACCTGACGGCATTATGGGGCCTTCAACGCGAAAAGCGATACGGGCCTACCAGGCCCGACACAATATGATCGCGGACGGTTATCCGGACAAATCATTGTTACAGGCACTCGGTATAAGCCTGACCAATTAG
- a CDS encoding type 2 periplasmic-binding domain-containing protein — protein MKLSSISRRIFSHFTAILVLCFSGASFADVAIVINPGKDVTLNEKDISRIFLAKVKTFPDGTEIVPVDLPLTSAQRQLINSNLINKTESQVRAYWSKLVFTGKGLPPKELESQEAVKQMIASNANVIGYIDAALVDDTVKVVTIIK, from the coding sequence ATGAAATTAAGCAGTATTTCACGACGTATATTCAGCCATTTCACAGCAATTCTAGTACTTTGCTTTTCCGGCGCCAGCTTTGCTGACGTGGCCATTGTGATCAATCCCGGAAAAGATGTCACGTTAAACGAAAAAGACATCTCCCGTATATTCCTTGCCAAAGTGAAAACATTTCCCGATGGTACCGAAATTGTACCGGTCGATTTGCCACTGACTTCGGCACAGAGACAGCTGATCAACAGCAACCTGATCAACAAAACAGAATCACAGGTCCGGGCGTACTGGTCCAAGCTGGTTTTCACTGGAAAAGGATTACCACCCAAAGAGCTTGAGTCTCAGGAAGCGGTAAAACAAATGATCGCAAGCAATGCCAATGTAATTGGCTACATTGATGCGGCATTGGTGGATGACACGGTAAAAGTGGTCACCATTATCAAATAA
- a CDS encoding DEAD/DEAH box helicase — MSEHAADHSVLKLFHPAIQNWFSDIGRPTEIQSLSWPRIAEGKHCLISAPTGSGKTLTAFLWSINRFLTGELKAGQTRILYISPLKALNNDIRENLLLPLQQLQAEVEQKAEVEQSGESFPLIRVQTRSGDTDSNARRQMLRQPPDILITTPESLNLLLSSRSGISLLDQLDTVILDELHSLLGNKRGTYLMSAIERLVPLSGEFQRIALSATIEPMSVAARFLGGYRCEDTDSPVPSYIARDVQILQGQGAGQKSYEVNVLYPDRLRQHATDKTLWDFLAEELLDVIARNRSTLIFVNSRALCEKLTLKVNTAAKRVVAYAHHGSLSKELRKEVEQRLKQGELAAIIATSSLEMGIDIGALDEVVLIQTVDAMASAIQRIGRAGHRVGEVSKGLFLPTHAQDFLETAVLAEAVLNKTIEPLKPVQCPLDVLAQVIISCTAIQSWPLTTLYNQLRCCSAYHDLSREQFDLVLNMLAGQYSDNRIRELQRRINVDRIAQTATATKGAVLTLYQAGGVIPDRGYFHLRHQDSSAKIGELDEEFVWETRVGQTFTLGTQNWQIQRITHNDVFVLPGKRGPTPPPFWKAESLNRNVHFSARIGIFLKRINTDLSEAKESLDPLINLLHHRYLQSEYALDLSASRALLTFLVEQRQHTGVELPHQHHIVIEEVHSFLGYQQGRQIVIHTFWGAPLNRPLALALEAAWQKQFGEQIEIFSSNDCLVLQLPHGIAAEQLLHLVAAEQLESLLRQRLEGSGFFGARFRECAGRALLLSKGQFNQRHPLWMSRLQSQKLLDVVRSAADFPILLETWRTCFQDEFDLTGLRTKLEQLDSGAIRWSLCSVNTPSPMAKNIGWDQVNQYMYMDDTPKNQAASSLSDQLLQSLVFDTESRPQIPLDIIAAFNTKRQRLSAGYAPDSPSELLEWVKERLIIPAGEWRALRAAMAQEYGPTTPDEFESALVQRLSILEVNSPLQANENKICLVVANEQLFAITQLFYANHEYLYYPITQRQDHAGSVPGSVPGSVSGTSPCKTHDNAQPLNPELTLSTWLLQWLSFYGPMTVSAIQDKLNLDPHQLEDALLELVEEDRLIAGNLIQTDQDLPQYCERKNVEILIYLARQHATPAFEAKPLNSLPAFLFDWQLQGIHNEDPLEALANFIGMFCGYPAPAGFWEQDLLTSRLPDYDPLQLDHLFNEADIQWRGTGERQITFGYSGDLEILAAQEVPDTLPELGFTEITGRYPLGILASQSGKAEATLLPELWRCVWRGQISNDSIAALRKGLQQQFKDPSSAPSAAPGSYSSRRPSQRLSQRRFKSWKQGLSMPGNWYSWDNANAIPEDLNLHSPDQLELEKDRVRVLLARYGILFRELLQKELPEFRWGRVFRALRLMELTREVLTGHFFEDIPGLQFIDPTAFRRLQQTDQASGIYWLSAIDPLSFCGSALKPLKHQRPKRLDTTHLVFRGVAVVMISFKLGKVLEINIAPDDPDLPDVLNLLHHLLYREPRTANCIEIETINDQTAPDSPYLPALQARFDVFHDHRKVTLQRRLT, encoded by the coding sequence AAAAGCAGAGGTTGAACAAAGCGGCGAATCTTTCCCTCTGATTCGGGTACAAACCCGCAGCGGAGACACCGACAGTAATGCGCGACGGCAGATGCTCCGGCAGCCACCGGATATCCTGATCACCACACCCGAAAGCCTGAATTTACTGCTCAGTTCACGCAGTGGCATCAGCCTGCTGGATCAACTGGATACCGTCATTCTGGATGAGTTGCACAGTCTGTTGGGTAACAAACGGGGAACGTATTTAATGTCTGCGATTGAACGACTGGTGCCTCTGTCCGGTGAATTTCAGCGCATTGCGCTGTCAGCCACCATTGAGCCCATGTCGGTCGCAGCGCGGTTTCTGGGCGGCTATCGATGTGAAGATACCGATAGTCCGGTTCCTTCATATATCGCCCGGGATGTGCAGATCCTGCAAGGACAGGGCGCTGGACAAAAATCCTATGAGGTTAATGTCCTCTATCCCGACCGCTTGCGCCAGCACGCGACCGATAAAACCCTCTGGGATTTTCTGGCAGAAGAGCTACTCGACGTTATCGCCAGAAATCGCTCGACGCTGATTTTCGTGAACAGTCGCGCGTTGTGCGAAAAGCTCACACTCAAAGTGAATACCGCCGCAAAACGCGTGGTGGCCTATGCCCATCACGGCTCCCTGTCAAAAGAATTGCGGAAAGAGGTGGAACAACGCTTAAAACAGGGCGAACTGGCAGCGATTATCGCAACCAGTTCACTGGAAATGGGTATTGATATCGGGGCACTTGACGAAGTGGTGCTCATTCAGACTGTTGATGCAATGGCTTCCGCTATCCAGCGCATTGGTCGAGCCGGTCACCGGGTTGGCGAAGTAAGTAAAGGCCTTTTTTTACCCACTCACGCCCAGGACTTTCTGGAAACGGCAGTATTGGCTGAAGCCGTATTAAATAAAACCATTGAACCGCTCAAACCCGTGCAATGCCCACTGGATGTGCTGGCGCAAGTCATCATATCCTGCACCGCAATCCAGTCATGGCCACTCACTACACTCTATAATCAACTACGGTGCTGTTCTGCATACCATGATCTGTCACGGGAGCAATTTGATCTGGTGCTCAATATGCTGGCGGGACAATACAGTGACAATCGTATTCGTGAACTGCAACGCCGTATCAATGTTGATCGAATCGCACAAACTGCAACCGCCACCAAAGGTGCGGTGCTAACGCTCTATCAGGCAGGGGGTGTCATTCCGGACCGGGGATATTTTCATCTGCGACATCAAGACAGTTCAGCCAAGATTGGCGAGCTGGATGAAGAGTTTGTCTGGGAAACCCGAGTCGGGCAAACGTTTACATTGGGCACCCAGAACTGGCAGATTCAGCGCATCACTCACAATGATGTCTTTGTCTTGCCAGGCAAACGGGGACCAACTCCGCCACCGTTCTGGAAGGCAGAAAGCTTGAATCGGAATGTACATTTTTCCGCTCGCATCGGGATTTTTCTAAAACGCATCAATACCGATCTCAGTGAAGCAAAGGAATCCCTTGATCCCCTCATTAACCTACTCCATCACCGCTATCTTCAATCCGAATACGCGCTTGACCTGTCCGCCAGCCGGGCATTGCTCACCTTTCTTGTCGAGCAACGCCAACACACTGGAGTTGAATTACCCCATCAGCATCATATCGTAATCGAGGAAGTGCATTCTTTTCTCGGTTATCAACAAGGACGGCAAATCGTAATACATACGTTTTGGGGGGCTCCCCTGAACCGGCCATTGGCGCTGGCACTGGAAGCCGCCTGGCAAAAGCAGTTTGGTGAACAAATAGAAATTTTCAGCAGCAATGACTGCCTGGTTCTGCAACTTCCCCACGGAATTGCAGCCGAGCAACTTTTGCATTTGGTTGCCGCAGAACAACTGGAGTCATTGTTACGTCAACGTCTCGAGGGATCAGGCTTTTTTGGTGCCCGATTCCGGGAATGCGCCGGTCGCGCACTCCTGCTCAGCAAAGGCCAATTCAATCAGCGACATCCGCTCTGGATGAGTCGTCTGCAATCCCAAAAATTATTGGATGTGGTGCGAAGTGCCGCCGATTTTCCAATACTGCTGGAGACGTGGCGTACCTGCTTTCAGGATGAATTTGACCTGACAGGCTTACGCACAAAGCTTGAGCAACTGGATAGCGGCGCTATTCGCTGGTCACTGTGCAGCGTCAATACCCCCAGCCCGATGGCTAAAAACATCGGCTGGGATCAAGTCAATCAATACATGTACATGGACGACACGCCCAAAAATCAGGCGGCTTCCAGCTTGAGTGACCAATTACTCCAGTCACTGGTATTCGATACAGAGAGCCGGCCCCAAATACCCCTCGACATCATTGCAGCGTTCAATACGAAACGACAACGATTGAGTGCGGGTTACGCACCCGATTCCCCCTCAGAACTGTTGGAATGGGTTAAGGAACGACTCATCATCCCCGCTGGCGAGTGGCGAGCTTTGCGAGCCGCCATGGCACAGGAATACGGACCGACCACACCGGATGAGTTTGAATCGGCGCTGGTTCAACGTCTGAGCATTTTAGAGGTTAATTCACCGTTACAGGCGAACGAGAACAAGATCTGTCTGGTTGTCGCCAATGAACAATTATTCGCGATCACCCAATTGTTCTATGCAAACCATGAGTATCTGTACTACCCCATCACACAGCGTCAGGACCATGCCGGTTCTGTTCCCGGTTCTGTTCCCGGCTCGGTTTCTGGTACTTCTCCCTGCAAAACGCACGACAATGCACAGCCTCTGAATCCTGAGCTGACGTTGAGTACCTGGCTTTTACAATGGCTGTCATTTTATGGACCCATGACTGTCAGCGCCATACAAGACAAATTGAATCTCGATCCGCACCAACTTGAGGATGCCTTGCTCGAGCTTGTCGAAGAAGACCGGTTAATTGCCGGTAACCTGATACAAACCGACCAGGATTTACCCCAATACTGCGAACGAAAAAACGTTGAGATCCTGATTTATCTGGCACGGCAGCACGCAACCCCTGCTTTTGAAGCCAAACCGCTGAATAGCTTGCCAGCATTTTTGTTTGATTGGCAGCTACAAGGCATTCACAATGAAGATCCACTTGAAGCGCTGGCCAATTTCATTGGAATGTTTTGCGGCTATCCGGCTCCAGCAGGATTTTGGGAGCAGGATCTGCTGACGTCTCGATTGCCGGATTATGATCCCCTGCAACTGGATCATCTGTTTAATGAAGCGGACATCCAGTGGCGAGGCACCGGCGAACGACAAATTACTTTCGGTTATTCCGGAGACCTGGAAATCTTGGCCGCTCAAGAGGTACCGGACACCTTGCCTGAATTGGGCTTTACAGAAATAACCGGGCGTTACCCGCTCGGTATTCTGGCAAGCCAGTCCGGCAAGGCAGAAGCGACATTGTTACCGGAACTCTGGCGATGTGTCTGGCGGGGACAGATCAGCAACGACAGTATTGCAGCCCTCCGGAAAGGCTTGCAACAACAATTCAAAGACCCGTCGAGTGCGCCATCTGCCGCTCCTGGCAGTTATAGCTCGCGACGCCCTTCTCAACGACTCTCACAACGTCGATTTAAATCCTGGAAGCAAGGTCTATCAATGCCCGGAAACTGGTATTCATGGGACAACGCCAATGCAATACCGGAGGATCTGAATCTACACTCTCCGGATCAACTTGAGCTGGAGAAAGACCGGGTTCGAGTGCTACTGGCCCGTTATGGCATTTTATTTCGAGAACTATTACAGAAGGAGTTACCTGAATTTCGCTGGGGCCGGGTTTTCAGGGCGTTACGGCTCATGGAACTGACCCGTGAAGTCCTGACGGGTCATTTTTTCGAGGATATACCCGGTCTTCAGTTTATTGATCCGACCGCTTTCAGGCGACTGCAACAAACGGATCAGGCATCCGGAATATACTGGCTCAGCGCCATTGATCCCTTGTCTTTTTGCGGCTCAGCCCTCAAACCACTGAAACATCAGCGCCCCAAGCGTTTGGACACAACTCACCTTGTATTTCGGGGCGTTGCTGTCGTCATGATCAGCTTCAAGCTGGGTAAAGTTCTGGAGATTAACATTGCACCGGATGACCCGGACTTGCCGGACGTGCTGAACCTGCTACACCATTTACTCTACCGGGAACCCCGCACTGCAAACTGTATCGAAATCGAGACCATCAACGATCAAACGGCACCTGACAGTCCTTATTTACCTGCACTCCAGGCCAGATTTGATGTCTTTCACGACCATCGCAAGGTCACATTGCAACGTCGGTTGACTTAA
- the dapA gene encoding 4-hydroxy-tetrahydrodipicolinate synthase: MFYGSYVALITPFRNGEIDESALRKIVRWHIESGSHGLIPMGTTGEASTVTEQEHKRVIEIVVEETAGQIPVIAGAGSNNPNEAITYAHSAQSAGADAVLAVAGYYNRPNQAGLYAHFQLLHDHTDIPIIIYNIPPRTIVDIQPETLAKLSELPRVVGVKDATQDLGRISQERRLINKPFSYFSGEDITALAYNAMGGNGCISVTANVAPRLCSELQRACQQGNFSHALMLHERLMLLHQALFREPSPSGIKYAVSLLGHCHEDVRLPMMPITNETRTMIKSALQSLELV; this comes from the coding sequence ATGTTTTACGGATCTTACGTCGCACTGATCACACCCTTCCGGAATGGCGAAATCGATGAAAGTGCCCTCAGAAAAATTGTTCGCTGGCATATCGAATCTGGTAGTCATGGCCTCATTCCCATGGGCACCACCGGTGAAGCCTCGACGGTGACAGAACAGGAACACAAACGGGTGATCGAGATTGTTGTCGAGGAGACCGCGGGGCAAATACCCGTCATCGCCGGTGCGGGTTCCAATAACCCGAATGAAGCCATCACCTACGCCCACAGCGCCCAGTCTGCGGGAGCAGATGCCGTGCTGGCCGTGGCCGGGTATTATAACCGCCCCAATCAAGCGGGCTTATACGCTCATTTCCAGCTGCTTCACGACCATACTGATATCCCGATTATCATCTACAACATCCCGCCGCGAACAATTGTCGATATTCAACCCGAGACCCTCGCCAAACTTTCCGAGCTCCCCCGTGTGGTTGGCGTAAAAGATGCGACTCAGGATCTGGGAAGAATCAGCCAGGAACGACGCCTTATCAATAAGCCCTTCAGCTATTTTTCGGGGGAAGATATAACGGCACTGGCCTACAATGCCATGGGAGGGAATGGTTGTATCTCGGTTACGGCCAATGTCGCGCCGAGGCTGTGTTCAGAACTGCAGCGGGCTTGCCAACAGGGTAACTTCAGTCATGCACTGATGCTGCACGAGCGCTTGATGCTCCTGCATCAGGCTTTATTTCGGGAACCCAGCCCGTCCGGAATCAAATACGCTGTATCGTTACTCGGACACTGCCATGAAGATGTGCGCTTACCGATGATGCCAATTACAAATGAGACCCGAACGATGATCAAATCCGCCCTCCAGTCGCTGGAGCTTGTTTAA
- the phnP gene encoding phosphonate metabolism protein PhnP has translation MRFTFLGTADAGRVPLYGCECPACNAARTQVAKRRGPCSALLETDQTRILLDAGWPDLDERFPVGPDAILLTHFHMDHVAGLFHIRWGVGTAIPVFTPNDNKGCDDLYKHPGLLDFRTFPAPFESQTIGDIDVTPLPLNHSKPCYGYLITHSSGVKIAYLTDTIGLPNETCDFLIQQKLSLLVLDCTHPPQPSSAKLNHNDWLHAQDIIKRIPAERTFLTHISHGMDCWLRSNQAALSGVEVARDNQAIEFKP, from the coding sequence ATGCGCTTCACTTTTCTGGGTACGGCTGATGCGGGCAGGGTGCCGCTCTACGGTTGTGAATGTCCTGCCTGTAACGCAGCCCGTACTCAGGTTGCAAAACGCCGGGGGCCTTGCAGTGCTCTGCTGGAAACGGATCAAACCCGCATATTGTTAGATGCAGGCTGGCCTGATCTGGATGAGCGGTTTCCGGTTGGACCCGATGCCATCTTGTTGACCCACTTTCATATGGATCATGTCGCAGGTTTGTTTCATATTCGCTGGGGGGTTGGTACCGCAATTCCTGTGTTCACACCAAATGATAACAAGGGCTGTGATGACCTTTACAAACACCCCGGGCTGCTCGATTTTCGCACTTTTCCCGCGCCATTTGAAAGCCAAACGATTGGTGATATTGATGTCACGCCACTACCGTTAAATCACTCGAAACCCTGTTATGGTTATCTGATTACCCATTCGAGTGGTGTAAAGATCGCGTATTTGACGGATACAATCGGGTTGCCAAATGAAACCTGTGATTTTCTGATCCAGCAGAAGTTATCCCTGCTGGTGCTCGACTGCACACATCCCCCTCAACCTTCATCCGCCAAGCTCAATCATAATGATTGGTTGCATGCACAGGACATTATTAAACGAATACCGGCTGAGCGCACGTTTCTGACCCATATCAGTCACGGTATGGACTGCTGGTTGCGATCAAATCAAGCGGCGCTATCGGGGGTTGAGGTGGCGCGAGACAATCAGGCGATTGAATTCAAGCCCTAG